ACCCCAATGACGCTTACCGTGTTTTACAACGGAAGAGAAAACGACACTTATAAAAATATGATGGGGACAGCTTCTGTTCATTTTAAACCTAATAAAAATTGGAGGTTTTCATTAGATAATTTTGCTTATCAAAACCGAGAGAAAGAATATTATACCATCGCTTCTGCCTACGAATTACAGGCTTACAACCCTGCTACTGGAGAACCAACCGTTTCTTACGATATAGGTGGACAGATAGACCACGCTAGAAATGATTTATTAGTAAGAACTTTAGGAACTCAATTTAGGGCGAGATTTTCGCCTGATGTAAACACTGATTATGAGGTGGGAATTAAATACGAAAAGGAATTTATACAAGACTATACCAATGAATGGCAACTTGCCGACTCTTTAGGTTACAGTACACCTAGAGCCTCTGCAGTTATTGGACAGCTAGACCCATCGGACTTAAAGTTAAAATTCAATATTAGAGGGCAAAATGAAATACAGCCTAGCCGACTTTCGGCTTATGTTCAGGTTTCTAAAAAATTCTTTTGGCAAACGCACAAAGTTTTCATCAATGGAGGCGTCAGGGCTCAACATTGGAGCTTTAATAATCAAACCATTGTTTCTCCTAGATTACAAATAGCCATTAAGCCCGATTGGGATGCGGATATGCTATTTAGACTAGCGGGAGGCGTTTACTACCAAGCTCCTTTTTATAGAGAAATAAAGGATTTGGAAGGCAATTTTAATTCTAATATAAAAGCCCAACAATCTTTGCAACTCATCTTGGGCAACGACTACGAGTTTCAATGGAAAGACCGCCCATTTAAGCTCACTACGGAAGCCTATTATAAAAAGATGAACCACCTTATCCCTTACTATGTGGATAATGTTCGTATAAGATATTCTGGACAAAATAATTCTGAAGGTTATGCCTATGGTATAGATACGAGGTTGTTTGGCGAGTTTGTTCCTGGGGTAGATTCTTGGCTGTCTTTAAGCTATGCTAGAGTATTTGAAAATATTGATAACAAAGGCTATATCCCAAGACCAACAGACCAAAGATTTAGAGCTGCTATGTTCTACCAAGACTATATGCCTAAGTTCCCTAGTATGAGAGTTAATCTTACTTTAATCTACGCTAGTGGACTACCTAACGGAGCGTCTGTTTTTGCCGACCCTTATCAATACCAAAAAACACTCCCTGCTTACAAAAGGGTGGATATAGGATTATCCAAAGTTTTTATAGACCAAAAAGACTTTAAAGCTCACGCTCCTTTTTGGCGAAATTTTAAAGAATTGATTTTAGGCGTTCAAGTGTTTAATGCGTTCAACATTAACAATACCATTTCTAACCAATGGATTAACGATGCCAATACAGGTTACATTTACCCCGTACCTGTAAGGCTTACAGGACGCTTCTTTAATGTAAAACTAGAGTTTAAATTGTAATCACAATACAAATGTTAGCAGCAATATCATGAAACAACGTCTACAAACACTTATTGTATTATTTTTCGTAATTTCTTTAAATGCTCAGAGTTCAAATTGGATTGAAATCAAGAAAAATTATTTTCAAAAAGTTATTATTGAGAATTCAAAGGAATTCTTGGCACAAAATGACAGTCTTGAAATATCAACATTCGAGGTTGAAGAAATGACAGGAAAAACCGAAAGTTTTGAATTTGGAAAATTTTTATTTGGTGAAAAAATAGTTTTTGAAGATTTAAAATCAAAATTAGAAATAAAAGATTTTAATCCTAACCTTAAAAAAAACTCTGAATATTTAATCAAAATTGATATTCCGAAAGCAAAAGCCCTTGAGTATAATATTTATTTAAAAGACTCAACAAAAATTGAAGAATTAAATAATCTCAAGGAATTTTTAAAAGAAAATTTTCAACCACAAAAAATAATTTATATTTCTAAAGAAGATGCTACAAAAGAAGCAAAAAAACAACTTGGAATAACTACAGATTTATTTGAAGAAAATATTTTTCCTGCAAGTATTAAAATCACTACAAAAAACCGTATTAATCTCAAAGAATTAAAAGAAAAATATCCAGAAATAATTGACGATATAACAAGTAATGAACCGCAAATTAAGTCAATGACTTTAAAAATAAAAACTTAAAAGATACTGCTGCTAATATAGTATTTGCAAAAGGCAGAATTTAGGGAATAATAGAATTTTTAGTGATATATTACTTTTCATTACCACAATTTTGTTTAATCTAGCAGTATTAAAAAAGGTATCTCATTATAAAACAAGATACCTTTTTTTATTTTAAAGTTTTTCGGCTACGAATTTAGCGGTCTT
The genomic region above belongs to Riemerella anatipestifer and contains:
- a CDS encoding TonB-dependent receptor plug domain-containing protein — encoded protein: MKKIYLILAVLPYLAVAQKTKEIEEVVFQKRAKKKVTDLTNTNISAKEAQQIASISGDIEGLIKTLPSVNSNTELSSQYMVRGGNYDENLIYINDVELYRPFLIRNAQQEGMSIINPDMVSTVNFSSGGFEARYGDKMSSALNVYYREPEKTELSGEASLIGGRLTLGGTSKDKKLTTLISGRYRNTNLVLNTLNEDTDFNPQNFDIQTFINYHINPKWQLSFIGYYAKNDYTMLPKQRKVNFGTLQTPMTLTVFYNGRENDTYKNMMGTASVHFKPNKNWRFSLDNFAYQNREKEYYTIASAYELQAYNPATGEPTVSYDIGGQIDHARNDLLVRTLGTQFRARFSPDVNTDYEVGIKYEKEFIQDYTNEWQLADSLGYSTPRASAVIGQLDPSDLKLKFNIRGQNEIQPSRLSAYVQVSKKFFWQTHKVFINGGVRAQHWSFNNQTIVSPRLQIAIKPDWDADMLFRLAGGVYYQAPFYREIKDLEGNFNSNIKAQQSLQLILGNDYEFQWKDRPFKLTTEAYYKKMNHLIPYYVDNVRIRYSGQNNSEGYAYGIDTRLFGEFVPGVDSWLSLSYARVFENIDNKGYIPRPTDQRFRAAMFYQDYMPKFPSMRVNLTLIYASGLPNGASVFADPYQYQKTLPAYKRVDIGLSKVFIDQKDFKAHAPFWRNFKELILGVQVFNAFNINNTISNQWINDANTGYIYPVPVRLTGRFFNVKLEFKL
- a CDS encoding permease-like cell division protein FtsX: MKQRLQTLIVLFFVISLNAQSSNWIEIKKNYFQKVIIENSKEFLAQNDSLEISTFEVEEMTGKTESFEFGKFLFGEKIVFEDLKSKLEIKDFNPNLKKNSEYLIKIDIPKAKALEYNIYLKDSTKIEELNNLKEFLKENFQPQKIIYISKEDATKEAKKQLGITTDLFEENIFPASIKITTKNRINLKELKEKYPEIIDDITSNEPQIKSMTLKIKT